GACGGTGGTGAGGCGGTCGGCGGCGTCGCCGGCCTTGGCGACGGTGTCCTGGAGTCCGTCCTCGCTGATGTCGGCGGCGACGACCCGGCCGCCTTCGGCGAGCACGCGCAGGACGGTGGCCTGGCCGATGCCGGAGCCACCGCCGGTGATGAGCGCGCGGCGTCCTTCGTAACGGGTCAGCTGGTTCATGGTGGCAACCTCTCGATGTCGAGCTTCCGGGAATCCTGCTTCCGGGACGTCTGAGGGTCCCGGGATGCTGCCACCGTACGCCCAGGTGGCACGCTTTGCCACACCTGCACAATGTGCATCATCGGCAGTCGCAGGCGTACGCTTCGTACGGTGAGCACCAAGCCCGAGGGCGCCACGCCCCCCACCCGGACGCTGACGGAGCGCCGCAAGGCCGCCACCCAGCTGGACATCGCGCGCGCCGCCGCCGAGCTCTTCACCGAGCACGGCCCGGACGGCACCACGGCCGAGGACATCGCCCTGCGGGCCGGGGTCGCGCTGCGCACCTTCTACCGGTACTTCCGCTCCAAGCAGGACGCCGTGGCCCCGCTCCTCGCGGGCGGCGGCGACCGCTGGCGGGAACACCTCGCCGCGACGGCCGCGCCGGTCACGGGTGCCGCCGAGCCGGGCGCGGGACTGCCCGAGGCCCTGGAGCGCTCGATCGCCGCCTCCCTGACCCCGGCGGACGCGGCGGCCGAGGAGGGCCTGCGCTGGACGCGCGGACTGCTGCGCGCCGCCGCCGAGGACCCGGCCCTGCGGGCCGTCTGGTACCGGGTCAACCAGGAGTCGGAGGAACGCCTGCGCGAGGTCGTCGCCGGCCTCGCCGGGCCCGGCGCGGACCCGCTGGAGGTACGGCTCGCGGCGGCGGCCGCCACGGACGCCATCCGGATCGCCCTGGAGAGCTGGGCGGAGACGGACGCGCCGGTTCGGGGCGGAGGCGCCCCGGCGGAGCTCGCGGTCCGGTGCCTGCGTGAACTGATGGGCGGGATGCGGCTGCTGAACCCGGACGTCAGCGAAGGGTCAGCGACCGGCCCATGAGGACGTCGTCCACGTACTCCCCGGCCAGGAACATCTCCCCCGGCAGCACGCCCTCCACCGCGAAGCCCTCGGAGGCGTAGAGCGCGCGGGCCGGGGCGTTGTGGCCGAGCACCCGGAGGGTCATGCGGACGGCGCCGTCCGCCCGGGCCCTGTCCATCGCGGCCCGCAGCAGCGCCCGCGCCACGCCGTGTCCCCGCGCCGCCTCGGCGACCACGAGGCCCTGGATCTGCCGCACGTGGGCGGTGGCGGCGAGCGGGGTCGGCGGCACCACCCGGATGTACCCGACGATCACACCCTCGCGCACGGCGAGGAGGTAGTCGCCGGGCAGGTGGCGCTCGTCGAAGAAGGGCTCGTACGGCGGGACCGGGGCGGGC
This sequence is a window from Streptomyces sp. NBC_00691. Protein-coding genes within it:
- a CDS encoding TetR/AcrR family transcriptional regulator: MCIIGSRRRTLRTVSTKPEGATPPTRTLTERRKAATQLDIARAAAELFTEHGPDGTTAEDIALRAGVALRTFYRYFRSKQDAVAPLLAGGGDRWREHLAATAAPVTGAAEPGAGLPEALERSIAASLTPADAAAEEGLRWTRGLLRAAAEDPALRAVWYRVNQESEERLREVVAGLAGPGADPLEVRLAAAAATDAIRIALESWAETDAPVRGGGAPAELAVRCLRELMGGMRLLNPDVSEGSATGP
- a CDS encoding GNAT family N-acetyltransferase codes for the protein MIVPETLIRTAERADDAALAALDRSAWSTLHAVLPAPVPPYEPFFDERHLPGDYLLAVREGVIVGYIRVVPPTPLAATAHVRQIQGLVVAEAARGHGVARALLRAAMDRARADGAVRMTLRVLGHNAPARALYASEGFAVEGVLPGEMFLAGEYVDDVLMGRSLTLR